One window of the Posidoniimonas polymericola genome contains the following:
- a CDS encoding efflux RND transporter periplasmic adaptor subunit yields MATLAESLVSSSSRSIAIRVRPDLQAKRQKYQGNVYWVVKDPIALQYFRFEEEEFAILQMLDGESSLEEIADRFEAEFPPQTIRPEELQQFIGMLHRSGLVLANAGGQGEQLKKRRDERRKKEMVGRMSNILSIRFKGIDPEGILNLLYSFPPVRWFFSVPAMVLCLLLVAAASTLVLVQFDVFYARLPDFQSFFAVKNWLLLAVVLGCTKVLHEFGHGLSCKHFGGECHEMGVMFLVLTPCLYCNVSDSWMLPSRWHRAAIGAAGMYVEVVLASFCTFVWWFTDPASTINQICLNIMFVSSVSTIMFNANPLLRYDGYYILSDLLEIPNMRQKAQSILTRKLGHLCLGIEPPEDPFLPKRNQGWFAAYTVASTIYRWVVVFSIIYFLNKVFEPYGLKPLGQLIATMAIYGMLVMPLVKLYKYFKVPGRMAKVKKLRMLASFAVVAAVIAGVMLIPFPSAVYAPVELKAYAPADVYTESEGLLSSIHVRPGQRVRAGDKIAELSNIDIRLKIERLRGEVQKYEAKIRDLDVMSLARTEAAEQRSQVLEMLAAAREQLAQTQKDAARLVITAPADGVVLPPPYKGPQPNDEYQLSDWHGTPLDEDNLGATLPISTHLCQIYDPERLEALLVIDESEETDLLADRRVELLFKQSTDFTFVSRVREVSTKTMKTTPPRLSSLAGGDVATEMDPSGTPRPMTPQVSADALLIKQPNMPDDAREAFELLRVGLTGKAKIHAEPRTLAQRLWRYLSRTVKFDL; encoded by the coding sequence ATGGCCACTCTCGCCGAAAGCCTGGTCAGCAGCTCGTCGCGATCGATCGCGATCCGCGTGCGGCCCGACCTGCAGGCGAAGCGGCAGAAGTACCAGGGGAACGTCTACTGGGTGGTGAAGGACCCGATCGCGCTGCAGTACTTCCGCTTCGAGGAAGAGGAGTTCGCGATCCTGCAGATGCTCGACGGCGAGTCGAGCCTGGAGGAGATCGCCGACCGCTTCGAGGCCGAGTTCCCGCCGCAGACCATCCGGCCGGAGGAGCTGCAGCAGTTCATCGGCATGCTGCACCGCAGCGGGCTGGTGCTGGCCAACGCCGGCGGCCAGGGCGAGCAGCTCAAGAAACGCCGCGACGAGCGCCGCAAGAAGGAGATGGTCGGCCGGATGTCGAACATCCTGTCGATCCGCTTCAAGGGGATCGACCCCGAGGGGATCCTCAACCTGCTGTACAGCTTCCCGCCGGTGCGGTGGTTCTTCAGCGTGCCGGCGATGGTGCTCTGCCTGCTGCTGGTGGCGGCGGCATCGACGCTGGTGCTGGTGCAGTTCGACGTGTTCTACGCGCGGCTGCCCGACTTCCAGAGCTTCTTCGCGGTCAAGAACTGGCTGCTTCTGGCGGTGGTGCTCGGCTGCACCAAGGTGCTGCACGAGTTCGGCCACGGGCTGTCGTGCAAGCACTTCGGCGGGGAGTGCCACGAAATGGGCGTGATGTTCCTGGTGCTGACGCCGTGCCTGTACTGCAACGTGTCGGACAGCTGGATGCTGCCGAGCCGGTGGCACCGCGCAGCGATCGGCGCGGCGGGCATGTACGTCGAGGTGGTGCTGGCGTCGTTCTGCACGTTCGTGTGGTGGTTCACCGACCCGGCGAGCACGATCAACCAGATCTGCCTGAACATCATGTTCGTCAGCTCGGTCAGCACGATCATGTTCAACGCCAACCCGCTGCTGCGGTACGACGGGTACTACATCCTCAGCGACCTGCTGGAAATCCCGAACATGCGGCAGAAGGCACAGTCGATCCTGACCCGCAAGCTGGGCCACCTGTGCCTCGGCATCGAGCCGCCGGAGGACCCGTTCCTGCCGAAGCGGAACCAGGGCTGGTTCGCCGCCTACACCGTGGCGTCGACCATCTACCGCTGGGTGGTGGTTTTCTCGATTATCTACTTCCTGAACAAGGTGTTCGAGCCCTACGGCCTGAAGCCGCTGGGGCAGCTGATCGCGACGATGGCAATCTACGGCATGCTCGTGATGCCGCTGGTTAAGCTCTACAAGTACTTCAAGGTTCCCGGGAGGATGGCAAAGGTGAAGAAGCTCCGCATGCTGGCCAGTTTCGCCGTCGTGGCGGCGGTGATCGCGGGCGTGATGCTCATCCCGTTCCCCTCGGCGGTGTACGCCCCGGTCGAGCTGAAGGCCTACGCCCCGGCCGACGTCTACACCGAGTCGGAGGGCCTCTTGAGCTCGATCCACGTGAGGCCGGGCCAGCGGGTCCGGGCGGGCGACAAGATCGCCGAGCTCAGCAACATCGACATCCGGCTGAAGATCGAGCGGCTCCGCGGCGAGGTCCAGAAGTACGAGGCCAAGATCCGCGACCTCGACGTCATGAGCCTCGCGCGCACCGAGGCCGCCGAGCAGCGGAGCCAGGTGCTCGAGATGCTGGCCGCCGCCCGCGAACAGCTCGCTCAGACGCAGAAGGACGCCGCGCGGCTGGTCATCACCGCCCCGGCCGACGGCGTTGTGCTGCCGCCGCCGTACAAGGGACCCCAGCCGAACGACGAGTACCAGCTCTCGGACTGGCACGGCACGCCGCTGGACGAGGACAACCTCGGCGCCACGCTGCCGATCTCGACCCACCTGTGCCAGATCTACGACCCCGAGCGGCTCGAGGCGCTCTTGGTGATCGACGAGTCCGAAGAGACCGACCTCCTCGCCGACCGCCGCGTCGAGCTGCTGTTCAAGCAGTCGACCGACTTCACCTTCGTCAGCCGCGTCCGCGAGGTCAGCACCAAGACCATGAAGACCACCCCGCCGCGGCTCTCCAGCCTGGCGGGCGGCGACGTCGCGACCGAGATGGACCCCTCCGGCACGCCCCGGCCGATGACGCCGCAGGTCTCGGCCGACGCGCTGCTGATCAAGCAACCCAACATGCCCGACGACGCCCGCGAGGCGTTCGAGCTGTTGCGCGTCGGCCTGACCGGCAAGGCCAAGATCCACGCCGAGCCCCGGACGCTAGCCCAACGCCTGTGGCGGTACTTGTCCCGCACGGTGAAGTTCGACCTGTAA
- a CDS encoding HlyD family secretion protein encodes MPLSPHRNLLALTLAGPLLLGSWLAASGASAQGYRLPADQPPARQLNADSHQIGNCTVDLVDTIELPAPEAGVLIFQGMKEGARVKSEDVIAKIDTRMQEMEKKVATYKYHAAVKRANDDIEIKYSRKAQEVAQAELEEVEGVRANFEKAISDPQYRKAKLEAERAMLAIEKATNDLKLALLEAYVAKGEVEAADLQIERRTVRSPFDGEVTKVYRHQQEWVNPGDPILQLVRMDTLRVEGLVPLGKLSPAEVKGCEVTITAKATNGVEKATGRIVSYNPVLRRGDESQRFIVRAEISNRTRNGEWVLLPGMDATMTIHLGTGGVATGSNSNNNQK; translated from the coding sequence ATGCCCCTTTCCCCCCACCGCAACCTGCTCGCCCTAACGCTGGCCGGCCCGCTGCTGCTCGGTTCATGGCTGGCCGCGAGCGGCGCCTCGGCGCAGGGCTACCGCCTGCCGGCCGACCAGCCGCCGGCGCGGCAGCTCAACGCCGACAGCCACCAGATCGGCAACTGCACGGTCGATCTGGTCGACACGATCGAGCTGCCGGCGCCCGAGGCCGGCGTGCTGATCTTCCAGGGCATGAAAGAAGGCGCCCGCGTCAAGTCCGAGGATGTCATCGCCAAGATCGACACCCGCATGCAGGAGATGGAGAAGAAGGTCGCGACCTACAAGTACCACGCCGCGGTGAAACGCGCCAACGACGACATCGAGATCAAGTACTCCCGCAAGGCCCAAGAGGTCGCCCAGGCCGAACTCGAAGAGGTCGAGGGTGTGCGGGCGAATTTTGAGAAGGCGATCTCCGACCCGCAGTATCGCAAGGCGAAGCTCGAGGCCGAACGGGCCATGCTGGCCATCGAAAAGGCCACCAACGACCTGAAACTGGCCCTGCTCGAGGCGTACGTCGCCAAGGGCGAAGTCGAGGCCGCGGACTTGCAGATCGAACGCCGCACGGTCCGCTCGCCGTTCGACGGCGAGGTCACCAAGGTCTACCGCCACCAGCAGGAGTGGGTGAACCCCGGCGACCCGATCCTGCAGCTCGTGCGGATGGACACGCTGCGGGTCGAGGGCCTCGTGCCGCTCGGTAAGCTCTCGCCGGCCGAGGTAAAGGGCTGCGAGGTGACCATCACCGCCAAGGCGACCAACGGTGTCGAGAAGGCGACCGGCCGGATCGTGTCGTACAACCCGGTGCTCCGCAGAGGCGACGAGAGCCAACGCTTCATCGTCCGCGCCGAGATCTCCAACCGCACCCGCAACGGCGAGTGGGTCCTGCTGCCCGGCATGGATGCGACGATGACCATCCACTTGGGCACCGGCGGCGTCGCGACCGGCTCAAACTCAAACAACAACCAGAAGTAA
- a CDS encoding HlyD family secretion protein — protein sequence MSEFSSAPRPAPSQGSSQGPSQGSTQSPSDDAVQRAKREIQGILQQITELSKSGSSPQQFYDNFLNKVVAALAASGGAVWTLSDSGVLQLAYQINLRDTGLVDNPIGQEQHGRLLTQVLQEPEGKLVAPHSGAAGGGDSDEHGPANPTDFLLVMAPVHNDQGVQGIVEVFQRPGAGEATKRGYLRFLLQTCDLAGDYLRGRRLAHLSEKQTLWEQLESFTRTAHQTLDVSEAAFTIANEGRRLIGCDRVTVAVKHGSRVTLEAISGQDVFDKRSNIATLLTKVAKAVCKTGEDVWFSGDGAGLAPQVEKAIDAYVDESNTKNMAILPLVETEDEDLPPDEKAKRKGPPKVLGALIVEQLVDSTIPDGYRQRVDVVRGHSVTAIGNALEHSTLFLMPLWKTLGKATGLFRGRTLPKTVAVIALIAGGIAAGTLTPVDFKLDGEGRLQPVEQKPVFARINGEVDELLVDNNDQVQAGQPLMKLRSLELDSEVADVLGKLDQANARRESLYRPSDARREDDEDRAQRDAEQVQVNREIKSLGEQLKILREKQQLLTIKSPMAGQVVKWKLSDQFPPGRPVQQGAAVMEIANPDGDWEVEILMPEKKMGHVTRTWKETQAAGEPMKVVFIPASKPEDELEGRVVEVDETSESRGDEGNVVRLRVAFDQEKFRELMPDPKIDAVVKANVYCGERSFFYYWLHDLYDTIQSEILFRF from the coding sequence ATGTCCGAATTCTCCTCAGCCCCCCGCCCCGCCCCATCGCAGGGCTCGTCCCAGGGCCCTTCGCAAGGTTCGACGCAGAGCCCGTCGGACGACGCTGTCCAGCGCGCCAAGCGGGAGATCCAGGGCATCCTGCAGCAGATCACCGAGCTCTCGAAGTCGGGCTCCTCGCCGCAGCAGTTCTACGACAATTTCCTCAACAAGGTCGTCGCGGCGCTGGCCGCTAGCGGCGGCGCGGTGTGGACGCTGTCGGATTCGGGCGTGCTGCAGCTCGCCTATCAGATCAACCTCCGCGACACCGGCCTGGTCGACAACCCGATTGGCCAGGAGCAGCACGGCCGGCTGCTGACCCAGGTGCTGCAGGAGCCCGAGGGGAAGCTGGTGGCTCCGCACTCCGGCGCCGCCGGCGGCGGCGACTCGGACGAGCACGGCCCCGCCAACCCGACCGACTTCCTGCTGGTCATGGCGCCCGTGCACAACGACCAGGGCGTGCAGGGCATTGTCGAGGTGTTCCAGCGGCCCGGCGCCGGCGAGGCGACCAAGCGCGGCTACCTCCGCTTCCTGCTGCAGACCTGCGACCTCGCGGGCGACTACCTCCGCGGCCGCCGCCTGGCCCACCTGTCCGAGAAGCAGACCCTGTGGGAGCAGCTCGAGTCGTTCACCCGCACCGCCCACCAGACGCTCGACGTCAGCGAGGCCGCCTTTACCATCGCCAACGAGGGCCGGCGGCTGATCGGCTGCGACCGCGTCACCGTGGCGGTCAAGCACGGCAGCCGCGTCACACTCGAGGCGATCAGCGGCCAGGACGTGTTCGACAAGCGATCGAACATCGCCACGCTGCTCACCAAGGTCGCCAAGGCGGTCTGCAAGACGGGCGAGGACGTCTGGTTCAGCGGCGACGGCGCCGGCCTGGCGCCGCAGGTCGAGAAGGCAATCGACGCCTACGTCGACGAGTCGAACACCAAGAACATGGCGATCCTCCCCTTGGTCGAGACCGAGGACGAGGACCTGCCGCCCGACGAGAAGGCGAAACGCAAAGGCCCGCCCAAGGTGCTCGGCGCGTTGATCGTCGAGCAGCTGGTCGACAGCACCATCCCGGACGGCTACCGCCAACGGGTCGACGTGGTGCGTGGGCACAGCGTCACGGCGATCGGCAACGCGCTGGAGCACAGCACGCTGTTCTTGATGCCGCTGTGGAAGACCCTCGGCAAGGCGACCGGCCTGTTCCGCGGCCGCACGCTCCCCAAGACCGTGGCGGTCATCGCCCTGATTGCCGGCGGCATCGCGGCCGGCACGCTGACGCCGGTCGACTTCAAGCTCGACGGCGAGGGCCGCTTGCAGCCGGTGGAGCAGAAGCCGGTCTTCGCCCGCATCAACGGCGAGGTCGACGAGCTGCTGGTCGACAACAACGACCAGGTCCAGGCGGGGCAGCCGCTGATGAAGCTCCGCAGCCTGGAGCTCGACTCCGAGGTGGCCGACGTGCTCGGCAAGCTCGACCAGGCCAACGCGCGGCGGGAATCGCTCTACCGCCCCTCGGACGCCCGCCGCGAGGACGACGAGGACCGCGCCCAGCGGGACGCCGAACAGGTGCAGGTTAATCGCGAGATCAAGTCGCTCGGAGAGCAATTGAAGATCCTCCGCGAGAAGCAGCAGCTGCTGACAATCAAGAGCCCGATGGCGGGTCAGGTCGTGAAGTGGAAGCTGAGCGATCAGTTCCCGCCCGGCCGGCCGGTGCAGCAGGGCGCGGCGGTGATGGAGATCGCCAACCCCGACGGGGACTGGGAGGTCGAGATCCTGATGCCCGAGAAGAAGATGGGCCACGTCACCCGCACCTGGAAGGAGACCCAGGCCGCCGGCGAGCCGATGAAGGTGGTGTTCATCCCGGCCTCGAAGCCCGAGGACGAGCTGGAGGGCCGCGTGGTCGAAGTCGACGAGACCTCCGAGAGCCGCGGCGACGAGGGCAACGTGGTGCGGCTGCGGGTCGCGTTCGACCAAGAGAAATTCCGCGAGCTGATGCCCGACCCCAAGATCGACGCCGTCGTCAAAGCCAATGTGTATTGCGGCGAGCGGTCGTTCTTCTACTACTGGCTGCACGACCTCTACGACACCATCCAGTCCGAGATCCTGTTCCGGTTCTAA
- the infA gene encoding translation initiation factor IF-1, with translation MAKEKEEALEVEGTVTQALANTRFRVEIDGGHMVQAHVAGRMRKHFIRIVPGDRVRVELSPYDLTKGRITYRER, from the coding sequence ATGGCGAAAGAGAAAGAAGAGGCCCTCGAAGTCGAAGGCACAGTTACTCAAGCGTTGGCCAACACACGGTTCCGCGTCGAAATCGACGGGGGGCACATGGTGCAGGCTCACGTTGCCGGCCGGATGCGGAAGCACTTTATCCGCATCGTGCCCGGGGACCGTGTCCGAGTCGAGCTCTCTCCTTACGACCTCACCAAAGGTCGGATCACCTACCGCGAGCGGTAA
- a CDS encoding glycine cleavage system protein R, which produces MSAASLVLTIIGADRPGLVESIAQTVADHEGNWLESRMAHLAGQFAGILRVEIAADRAESLTAALKSLTDAGLESVVLTDVSPAAEYATPVVLLDLVGQDRPGIVRQISRVLAASGVNVEELSTQRTSAPNTGQMLFQAKARLRMPPGLSQQQLRDSLEGVAGDLMVDVSLASEE; this is translated from the coding sequence ATGAGCGCTGCCTCGCTGGTCCTGACCATCATCGGCGCCGACCGCCCCGGCCTGGTCGAGTCGATCGCCCAGACCGTCGCCGATCACGAGGGCAACTGGCTCGAGAGCCGCATGGCCCACCTGGCCGGGCAGTTCGCCGGCATCCTCCGCGTGGAGATCGCGGCCGACCGCGCCGAGTCGCTGACCGCCGCCCTCAAGTCGCTGACCGACGCCGGCCTCGAGTCGGTCGTGCTGACCGACGTCTCACCGGCCGCCGAGTACGCGACGCCCGTTGTCCTGCTCGACCTGGTCGGGCAGGACCGCCCCGGCATCGTACGGCAGATCAGCCGCGTGCTGGCCGCCTCGGGCGTGAATGTCGAGGAGCTCTCAACGCAGCGGACCTCGGCGCCCAACACGGGCCAGATGCTGTTCCAGGCCAAGGCCCGGCTGCGGATGCCGCCGGGGCTGTCGCAGCAGCAGCTCCGCGATTCGCTCGAGGGCGTGGCCGGCGACCTGATGGTCGACGTGTCGCTGGCGAGCGAGGAGTAG
- a CDS encoding sugar phosphate isomerase/epimerase family protein produces MKYALCNETFGDQPFEQAFATTRELGYTGIEIAPFTLMPGATVSDVRNVPPGRRAEVKRIAADAGLEVVGLHWLLAKTEGFYLTSPDPAVQQATTDYLKELAELCGQLGGKVLVLGSPQQRNLLPGVGYEQAEEIAASVLREAMPVFGEHEVTLALEPLGPAEGDFMLTAESGVTLAQLVDSPWCRLHLDVKAMASEGKPIADIIRDNAAWTAHFHANDPNLLGPGMGEVEFEPIFAALQDTDYDGWVSVEVFKYEPSPEAIARQSIEYMQRIEAGLAG; encoded by the coding sequence ATGAAATACGCCCTCTGCAACGAAACCTTCGGCGACCAGCCGTTCGAGCAGGCCTTCGCCACGACCCGCGAACTTGGCTACACCGGCATCGAGATCGCCCCATTTACGCTGATGCCGGGCGCCACGGTGTCGGACGTGCGGAACGTCCCCCCCGGGCGCCGAGCGGAGGTCAAGCGGATCGCCGCCGACGCCGGGCTCGAGGTGGTCGGCCTGCACTGGCTCTTGGCCAAGACCGAGGGCTTCTACCTGACCAGCCCGGACCCGGCCGTGCAGCAGGCGACCACCGACTACCTGAAAGAACTCGCCGAGCTGTGCGGCCAGCTTGGCGGCAAGGTGCTGGTGCTCGGCTCGCCCCAGCAGCGCAACCTGCTGCCGGGCGTCGGCTACGAGCAGGCCGAAGAGATCGCCGCTAGCGTTCTCCGCGAGGCGATGCCCGTCTTCGGCGAGCACGAGGTGACCCTCGCCCTCGAGCCGCTCGGCCCCGCCGAAGGCGACTTCATGCTCACCGCCGAGTCGGGGGTGACGCTCGCGCAGCTGGTCGACTCGCCGTGGTGCCGCCTGCACCTGGACGTCAAGGCGATGGCGAGCGAGGGCAAGCCGATCGCCGACATCATCCGCGACAACGCCGCGTGGACCGCCCACTTCCACGCCAACGACCCCAACCTGCTGGGCCCGGGGATGGGCGAGGTCGAGTTCGAACCAATCTTCGCCGCCCTCCAGGACACCGACTACGACGGCTGGGTCTCGGTCGAGGTGTTCAAGTACGAGCCGAGCCCCGAGGCGATCGCCCGCCAAAGCATCGAGTACATGCAGCGGATCGAGGCCGGCCTGGCCGGCTGA
- a CDS encoding DNA methyltransferase, producing MSLTSPTAVDTIVHGDCLERLREQPNNSVDMVFADPPFNIGFEYDQYHDDHADDDYIAWCRDWMSELHRVLKPGGAFWLAIGDEFAADLRVEAHRNIGFEPRNWVVWYYTFGQNCKRKFNRSHVHIFHFTKEGDATHTFNAEDPKVRVPSARALVYGDKRANPTGRLPDDTWILRPQDLREEPEAFQPMDDTWYFSRVAGTFKERQGFHGCQMPEQLLGRIVRISSDPGDLVLDPFSGSGTTLAVAKKLGRRWLGFELSEEYVRYATERIDNIAEGDELSGPSDPVSSAPTTAAGRRLKDHPLLPTFEKDDFEPELKEAAGAEEIEESAAPVAGDLATAAADAAADAVISAAGSAQQPVAAPRKQKSLRELQQQVIVDAFHDTHDGYSVDWLLCSPELQNAFHARCRESGMIGRAGDWNRELLKLRKAGKLTRRDEEKHGWQKKVEFGPEQRDEFAFAGEIAWAEMERKFPGWSLDALLCSPGKAYLFDRTAAKYVKGYDAAELRWAALRLRKARHALAVEAKQYHFVLEKKEFPRFQPWGRFRADHLDEQPGLYLLRNKAKEALYLGETLDLGRRLAAHAAATSPGRAVTQVGVILSEDLPSDDYRELLWTHLIGRHNPRLNIPAIEVTLE from the coding sequence ATGAGTCTGACCTCCCCGACCGCCGTCGACACCATCGTGCACGGCGATTGCCTGGAGCGGTTGCGCGAGCAACCCAACAACTCGGTCGACATGGTGTTCGCGGACCCGCCGTTCAACATCGGCTTCGAGTACGACCAGTACCACGACGACCACGCCGACGACGACTACATCGCCTGGTGCCGCGACTGGATGAGCGAGCTGCACCGGGTGCTGAAGCCGGGCGGCGCGTTCTGGCTGGCCATCGGCGACGAGTTCGCCGCCGACCTGCGGGTCGAGGCCCACCGCAACATCGGCTTCGAGCCCCGCAACTGGGTGGTCTGGTACTACACGTTCGGCCAGAACTGCAAGCGGAAGTTCAACCGCTCGCACGTGCACATCTTCCACTTCACCAAGGAAGGGGACGCCACGCACACCTTCAACGCCGAAGACCCCAAGGTCCGCGTCCCCTCGGCCCGCGCCCTGGTGTACGGCGACAAACGCGCCAACCCGACCGGCCGGCTGCCGGACGACACCTGGATCCTCCGCCCGCAGGACCTGCGTGAGGAGCCCGAGGCGTTCCAGCCGATGGACGACACCTGGTACTTCAGCCGGGTCGCCGGCACGTTCAAAGAGCGGCAGGGATTCCACGGCTGTCAGATGCCCGAGCAGCTGCTGGGCCGCATCGTGCGGATCAGCAGCGACCCGGGCGACCTGGTGCTCGACCCGTTCAGCGGCAGCGGCACCACGCTGGCGGTCGCCAAGAAGCTGGGACGGCGGTGGCTCGGCTTCGAGCTTTCCGAGGAGTACGTCCGCTACGCCACCGAGCGGATCGACAACATCGCCGAGGGGGACGAGCTGAGCGGCCCCTCCGACCCGGTCAGCAGCGCCCCGACCACCGCCGCCGGGCGGAGACTCAAGGACCATCCGCTGCTGCCGACCTTCGAGAAGGACGACTTTGAGCCCGAGCTCAAGGAGGCCGCCGGGGCCGAGGAGATCGAAGAGTCAGCGGCGCCGGTCGCGGGCGACCTCGCCACGGCGGCCGCGGACGCGGCGGCGGACGCTGTGATCTCGGCCGCGGGCAGCGCCCAGCAGCCGGTCGCCGCGCCGCGCAAGCAGAAGTCGCTCCGCGAGCTGCAGCAGCAGGTCATCGTCGACGCGTTCCACGACACCCACGACGGCTACTCGGTCGACTGGCTGCTCTGCTCTCCCGAGCTGCAGAACGCCTTCCACGCCCGCTGCCGCGAGTCCGGCATGATCGGCCGCGCCGGCGACTGGAACCGCGAGTTGCTGAAGCTCCGCAAGGCGGGCAAGCTGACCCGCCGCGACGAAGAAAAGCACGGCTGGCAGAAGAAGGTCGAGTTCGGCCCCGAGCAGCGCGACGAGTTCGCCTTCGCCGGCGAGATCGCCTGGGCCGAGATGGAGCGGAAGTTCCCCGGCTGGTCACTCGACGCGTTGCTCTGCTCGCCGGGCAAGGCGTACCTGTTCGACCGCACCGCCGCCAAATACGTCAAAGGCTACGACGCCGCCGAGCTCCGCTGGGCCGCGCTGCGGCTCCGCAAGGCCCGCCACGCCCTAGCGGTTGAGGCCAAGCAGTACCACTTTGTGCTCGAGAAAAAGGAATTCCCCCGCTTCCAGCCGTGGGGCCGGTTCCGGGCCGACCACCTAGACGAGCAGCCCGGCCTGTACCTGCTGCGGAACAAGGCCAAGGAGGCCCTCTACTTGGGCGAGACCCTCGACCTTGGTCGCCGGCTCGCGGCGCACGCCGCGGCGACCTCGCCCGGCCGGGCTGTGACCCAGGTCGGCGTTATTCTCTCGGAGGATCTGCCAAGCGACGATTACCGGGAGCTGCTGTGGACGCACCTGATTGGGCGGCACAACCCGCGGCTGAATATCCCGGCCATCGAGGTAACACTCGAGTAG
- a CDS encoding PQQ-binding-like beta-propeller repeat protein, whose amino-acid sequence MQTRLVFGVVVALLPAIAGAESWPTWRGPNANAVAPAGKYPTELNDQTKAWEVELPGVGSSTPVVWGDAIYLTASQDDQELVCSYTLDGKQRWQVALPGAAQAKHRNATPSNPSAVCDGEHVVAYFKSGDVICLTTDGRELWRKNLQEAYGDDSLWWDLGTSPVITSAGAVIAVMQNEIGYLVTLDLETGQELWRVDRTYPRPSESDQAYTTPTVIQDGGAEVIVTWGADHLTGHDAASGALLWECGGFNPEDKGQWRVIASATIADGVAYVPHGRGDFLGAVRVVGPHDATEQERWLWRVDGVGSDVPSPLIEAGKIFILKDSGVLCCVDAASGQTRWEERLPRSRRRYFSSPLLAGGVLYCVREDGAVVSASVDEGYRFLSETFLGDDSVATPTPIDGGLLFRTRTKLIRFQAN is encoded by the coding sequence ATGCAAACTAGGCTTGTGTTCGGTGTTGTTGTCGCCCTCCTGCCCGCGATTGCAGGCGCCGAATCCTGGCCGACCTGGCGCGGACCCAACGCCAACGCGGTCGCCCCGGCGGGCAAGTACCCCACCGAGCTCAACGACCAAACCAAGGCCTGGGAGGTCGAGCTGCCGGGCGTCGGCAGCTCGACGCCGGTGGTCTGGGGCGACGCCATCTACCTGACCGCGTCGCAGGACGACCAGGAGCTAGTCTGCAGCTACACGCTCGACGGCAAGCAGCGGTGGCAGGTCGCGCTGCCGGGCGCCGCCCAGGCAAAGCACCGCAACGCCACGCCGAGCAACCCGTCGGCGGTCTGCGACGGCGAGCACGTCGTGGCGTACTTCAAGAGCGGCGATGTCATCTGCCTGACGACCGACGGGCGCGAGCTGTGGCGGAAAAACCTGCAGGAAGCGTACGGCGACGACTCATTGTGGTGGGACCTGGGCACCTCGCCGGTGATCACCTCGGCGGGGGCTGTGATCGCCGTTATGCAGAATGAAATCGGCTACCTCGTGACACTCGATCTAGAAACCGGCCAGGAGTTGTGGAGGGTGGACCGAACGTACCCCCGCCCGAGCGAGTCCGATCAGGCGTACACCACGCCGACGGTCATTCAAGATGGCGGCGCCGAGGTCATTGTCACCTGGGGCGCCGACCACCTTACGGGGCACGACGCGGCCTCGGGCGCGTTGCTGTGGGAGTGCGGCGGCTTCAACCCGGAGGACAAGGGCCAGTGGCGGGTGATCGCCTCAGCAACCATCGCCGACGGGGTTGCATACGTCCCTCACGGGCGCGGCGATTTCCTGGGGGCGGTGCGGGTAGTCGGTCCGCACGACGCGACCGAGCAAGAGCGGTGGTTGTGGCGGGTAGACGGCGTCGGATCCGACGTGCCGTCGCCGTTAATTGAAGCGGGCAAGATCTTTATTCTGAAAGACTCGGGAGTCTTGTGCTGTGTGGACGCGGCCAGCGGCCAAACCAGGTGGGAAGAACGGCTGCCCCGCAGCCGCCGCCGCTACTTCAGCTCGCCGCTGCTGGCCGGTGGCGTGCTGTACTGCGTCAGGGAAGACGGCGCCGTGGTGTCGGCGTCGGTCGATGAGGGATACCGATTTTTGTCAGAAACTTTCCTGGGCGACGACTCGGTCGCGACCCCAACCCCGATCGACGGGGGACTCCTGTTTAGAACCCGCACCAAGCTCATTCGCTTTCAGGCGAATTAG
- a CDS encoding response regulator transcription factor has translation MTHAALTVCLVDDDAAVLKVTREVLLGGGYQVRCFQSAAEYLEDSSPNDDCVVTDLNMPGIGGAELLKRIHELDPTLPVIVLTGFADVATAVKLMERGVVTLVEKPCSSIDLLAAVAKAISDGEHRRYRRDQAHDVMNRLAQLNDEELAVMKGVVRGFSNKVLAGRLEMSARTLDRRRHSVFEKMGAESPAELAALAERFDLFKD, from the coding sequence GTGACCCACGCTGCTCTCACTGTTTGCTTGGTCGACGATGACGCCGCCGTCTTGAAGGTGACCCGCGAGGTGCTTCTGGGTGGCGGGTATCAGGTGCGCTGCTTCCAGTCGGCGGCGGAGTACCTAGAAGACTCCTCTCCAAACGATGACTGTGTCGTTACCGACCTCAACATGCCGGGCATCGGCGGCGCCGAGCTCCTCAAGCGGATCCACGAACTCGACCCAACGCTGCCGGTGATCGTGCTGACCGGGTTTGCCGACGTCGCGACCGCCGTGAAACTGATGGAACGCGGCGTCGTGACGCTGGTCGAAAAGCCGTGCAGCTCGATCGACCTGCTCGCCGCGGTGGCGAAGGCGATTTCCGATGGCGAGCACCGCCGTTACCGCCGCGACCAGGCCCACGACGTCATGAACCGGCTGGCCCAGCTCAATGACGAGGAGCTGGCGGTGATGAAAGGAGTCGTGCGTGGCTTCTCGAACAAGGTGTTGGCCGGACGGCTTGAGATGAGCGCCCGCACGCTCGACCGCCGGCGGCACTCGGTCTTCGAGAAGATGGGCGCCGAGTCGCCTGCCGAGCTCGCCGCGCTCGCCGAGCGGTTCGACCTGTTCAAGGATTGA